The Neovison vison isolate M4711 chromosome 13, ASM_NN_V1, whole genome shotgun sequence genome includes a region encoding these proteins:
- the GNG2 gene encoding guanine nucleotide-binding protein G(I)/G(S)/G(O) subunit gamma-2, protein MASNNTASIAQARKLVEQLKMEANIDRIKVSKAAADLMAYCEAHAKEDPLLTPVPASENPFREKKFFCAIL, encoded by the exons ATGGCTAGCAACAATACCGCCAGCATAGCACAAGCCAGGAAGCTGGTAGAACAGCTGAAGATGGAAGCCAACATCGACAGGATAAAG GTATCCAAGGCTGCCGCAGACTTGATGGCCTACTGCGAGGCTCATGCCAAGGAAGACCCCCTGCTGACCCCCGTCCCGGCTTCAGAAAACCCATTTAGGGAGAAGAAGTTTTTCTGCGCCATCCTTTAA